In the genome of Petrotoga olearia DSM 13574, one region contains:
- a CDS encoding ABC transporter ATP-binding protein — MNLLIKEFIKKYWWRYLIGILFLITVDIIQLFIPRQIGSIVDLLNTQSPNLNQIKTLIFGIIMLAVGLGIGRVFWRISIIGAARLFEYQTWKKLFNHIIGLDQDFFDKWRTGDLMTRFTSDVLVLMRMMGILVIMLVDTIVLTTLTLFAMGNFVNWRLTFISVLPLPLIAIISLFFGRFIHRRFRELQEKTSELSNITEENVSGVDVVKLYSNYDTMQGIFDNKSQEFYNSYIRLVKVWGLMFPLAMLVGQLAIIFVFNFGGPMVINNQITLGDFIMTNQYIGMLIWPMMAVGNLINLIQRGRASLRRVNEVLEQKNSVKEPPRKDFEFQGHYQINHLTFKYPGSQRVVLNDINMNINPGEMIAFVGRIGSGKSTLAKLLVKLYPVDREQIFLDGKDINDVNGEFIRDNVSYVPQDSFLFSMTIRENIAFSDEKMEDKVEEFAKLSHVHDDIMSFENKYDTIVGERGATLSGGQRQRVTIARALAKRSKMIILDDCLSAVDTETEEEIIKTLRQQAEDKTILVISHRLKAVKNADQIYVFDDGQIAEHGNHNQLISREGIYYSMYMKQLIEKNLEE; from the coding sequence GTGAATCTTTTGATCAAAGAGTTCATTAAAAAATACTGGTGGAGATACCTCATCGGGATTCTCTTTCTTATTACCGTTGATATCATTCAACTTTTTATCCCACGACAAATTGGTAGCATAGTAGACCTACTAAACACTCAATCCCCAAATCTTAATCAAATTAAAACGTTAATCTTTGGAATAATTATGTTAGCTGTAGGGTTGGGTATTGGTAGAGTTTTTTGGAGAATTTCAATTATTGGAGCCGCCCGGCTTTTTGAATATCAGACATGGAAAAAATTGTTCAATCATATCATAGGCTTGGACCAAGATTTTTTCGACAAGTGGAGAACTGGGGATTTGATGACTAGGTTCACTTCTGATGTTTTAGTGTTAATGCGTATGATGGGAATATTGGTTATAATGCTTGTTGATACAATAGTACTGACAACTTTGACCTTATTTGCAATGGGTAATTTTGTGAATTGGAGATTGACGTTTATATCAGTACTACCTCTTCCTTTAATAGCAATTATCTCACTTTTTTTCGGGAGATTTATCCATAGAAGGTTCAGAGAATTACAAGAAAAAACATCGGAACTATCCAATATAACCGAAGAAAATGTTTCTGGTGTGGATGTTGTAAAGTTGTATTCCAACTATGACACGATGCAAGGGATATTTGACAATAAATCTCAGGAGTTCTATAATTCTTACATCCGATTGGTAAAAGTTTGGGGATTGATGTTTCCTTTAGCCATGTTAGTAGGACAATTAGCAATTATTTTTGTTTTCAATTTTGGTGGACCCATGGTAATAAACAACCAGATAACTCTCGGAGACTTCATAATGACTAACCAATATATAGGAATGTTAATATGGCCAATGATGGCGGTTGGAAATTTAATCAACTTAATACAAAGAGGAAGAGCTTCTTTAAGAAGGGTTAATGAAGTTTTAGAGCAAAAAAATTCTGTCAAAGAACCTCCAAGAAAAGATTTTGAGTTTCAGGGCCACTATCAAATCAACCATTTAACGTTCAAATATCCAGGTTCACAAAGAGTAGTATTGAACGATATAAACATGAATATAAACCCGGGAGAAATGATAGCCTTTGTTGGAAGAATAGGTTCAGGAAAATCTACATTAGCGAAACTCCTTGTGAAACTATACCCTGTTGACAGAGAACAGATATTTTTGGATGGAAAAGATATAAACGATGTAAACGGTGAATTTATAAGAGACAATGTTTCTTATGTACCCCAAGATAGCTTTTTATTTTCAATGACGATAAGGGAAAATATAGCCTTTTCCGATGAAAAAATGGAAGATAAAGTGGAAGAATTTGCAAAACTTTCTCATGTCCATGACGACATAATGAGCTTCGAAAACAAATACGACACAATTGTTGGAGAAAGAGGAGCTACACTTTCTGGTGGTCAAAGGCAAAGGGTTACCATAGCAAGAGCTCTAGCTAAAAGATCAAAAATGATAATATTGGACGATTGCCTTTCCGCTGTAGATACCGAAACGGAAGAAGAAATAATCAAAACTCTTAGGCAACAAGCAGAAGATAAAACAATCCTAGTTATATCTCACAGGCTCAAAGCAGTTAAAAACGCCGACCAAATCTATGTATTCGACGATGGGCAAATCGCTGAACACGGTAATCATAATCAGTTAATTTCACGAGAAGGTATTTACTATTCTATGTACATGAAACAATTAATAGAAAAAAATTTGGAGGAGTAG
- a CDS encoding ABC transporter ATP-binding protein encodes MASVHEEIFLEEKEKSEGDLKTFMRLWGYIKKYKLLLFLTFLTLAIATIIELALPIFIRYGIDDVINVKYSFNMVPGNEMQFVEQENGAYNLEKRDNNYYMVNNQTGERMQVSGEQYSQYFDTAIRKIQVFSLIFISILMGQFLLNYGQVFFANVVGQKVIFHLRKDLFNHILKLNYTFFEKNPPGKVTTRVVNDTQNLSDFFSDVVTSLLKDIAIITGVIILMMVLDFQLSLYTMSMFPIIVVSIVIFRHFDRKAYDMVRTRISALNSYLAENLSGSNVTRLFNQEERKKNEFDYMATKVYRANIQQMYVFAIFRPLMSLLQYFTISILLWFGSLLFTDGQTTFGTIYAFTSYIDMFFRPLFDLAEKYDIMQNAFASAGKVFKIFDQEQEDFGKKKHISIQEGKVEFQNVKFSYDGNTEILKGVNFKINPNERVAIVGETGSGKTTIIKLISGLYKYQSGKILLDDKELYEYDLNELRKKIAVVPQDVFLFSGTILDNMRLFNQDIPDEEVKKVAKSVYADEIISRLPQNYYTVITERGGTLSSGERQLVALTRAVLFNSKIIILDEATANVDVETEYLIQQALNKISERSTIISIAHRLSTVKSSNRIIVVHKGLVVEEGSHEELINNHGIYYDLYRLQFQNS; translated from the coding sequence ATGGCTTCTGTTCATGAAGAAATATTTTTAGAAGAAAAAGAGAAAAGTGAAGGCGATCTCAAAACATTCATGAGATTGTGGGGATACATAAAAAAATACAAGTTACTACTATTTTTGACGTTTTTAACTTTGGCTATAGCAACCATAATAGAGCTAGCCCTACCAATTTTTATACGATATGGGATTGATGATGTAATAAATGTGAAGTATTCTTTTAATATGGTTCCCGGGAATGAAATGCAATTTGTTGAGCAAGAAAACGGAGCTTATAATTTAGAGAAAAGAGACAACAACTACTATATGGTTAACAATCAAACAGGCGAAAGAATGCAAGTCTCAGGAGAACAATATTCTCAATACTTTGATACAGCTATTCGAAAAATACAAGTGTTTAGCCTTATCTTTATATCAATACTTATGGGACAATTTCTTTTAAATTACGGTCAAGTCTTCTTTGCTAACGTAGTCGGTCAAAAGGTTATTTTTCATCTAAGGAAAGATTTATTCAATCATATATTAAAACTCAACTATACATTTTTTGAAAAAAATCCCCCAGGCAAAGTTACAACACGTGTTGTCAATGATACACAAAATCTTTCAGATTTCTTCAGTGATGTTGTAACAAGTTTACTCAAAGATATAGCGATAATAACTGGTGTAATAATTTTAATGATGGTCTTAGACTTTCAACTAAGTTTATACACAATGTCTATGTTTCCCATTATTGTGGTGTCAATTGTTATATTCAGACATTTTGATAGAAAGGCCTATGACATGGTTAGAACAAGAATATCCGCTCTAAATTCTTACTTAGCTGAAAATCTATCTGGAAGTAATGTTACAAGATTATTCAATCAAGAAGAAAGAAAGAAAAATGAATTCGATTACATGGCTACCAAAGTATATCGTGCAAATATTCAACAAATGTACGTATTTGCTATCTTTAGACCCTTGATGAGTCTTTTGCAATATTTTACAATCAGTATTTTGCTTTGGTTTGGTTCTTTGTTATTTACAGATGGGCAAACAACCTTTGGAACTATCTATGCCTTTACTTCTTACATAGATATGTTCTTTAGACCTTTGTTTGACCTAGCAGAAAAGTATGACATAATGCAGAACGCATTCGCATCAGCCGGGAAAGTTTTTAAGATATTTGACCAAGAACAAGAAGATTTTGGGAAGAAAAAACACATTAGTATACAAGAAGGTAAAGTTGAATTTCAAAACGTTAAATTCTCGTACGACGGAAATACAGAAATCTTAAAAGGTGTAAATTTCAAGATAAATCCCAATGAAAGAGTAGCTATAGTTGGCGAAACTGGTTCAGGAAAAACTACAATAATTAAATTGATAAGTGGCCTTTACAAATATCAAAGTGGTAAAATACTGTTAGACGATAAAGAATTATATGAATACGATCTGAATGAATTACGCAAAAAAATTGCTGTTGTACCTCAGGACGTATTCTTGTTCTCTGGAACTATTTTGGATAATATGAGATTATTTAACCAAGACATTCCTGATGAAGAAGTAAAAAAGGTTGCAAAATCCGTTTACGCAGACGAAATTATCTCACGTTTGCCTCAAAATTACTATACAGTGATCACAGAAAGAGGTGGAACTTTATCATCTGGTGAAAGACAGTTAGTAGCCTTAACTAGAGCGGTACTTTTTAATTCAAAAATCATAATTTTAGACGAAGCAACAGCTAACGTAGATGTCGAAACAGAATATTTAATACAACAAGCTCTAAATAAAATATCTGAACGTTCAACTATAATTTCCATTGCTCACAGACTTTCGACCGTAAAAAGCTCTAACAGGATAATAGTTGTACATAAAGGGTTAGTTGTTGAAGAAGGAAGTCATGAAGAACTTATCAACAACCATGGAATTTACTATGACCTTTACAGGCTACAATTCCAGAATAGCTGA
- a CDS encoding alpha/beta hydrolase — translation MNFFDKIPTNTSVSPISKELYLKNDSNIGVLILHGYTGSPHDMYYIGRQIHKSGFSIYIPRLPGHCTNSNDFLNSNWRDWLRKSVDSYLDLKAYHKKVYILGLSMGGVLTTLLASKFHPEKIVLAAPALKAKDWRINLTPFFGLFIKKIKRKKPQTFDDEKLDYLANQYWNYDWPSKAADLYKLQNMALKNLSKITSKTYVILSKKDEAVPFSVKEIIEKNIKGKTEFLILEESGHVVVNDIEKEHVATETINWLKKE, via the coding sequence TTGAATTTCTTCGATAAAATACCGACGAACACATCCGTTTCACCAATATCAAAGGAACTCTATTTAAAAAATGATTCAAATATCGGCGTATTAATTCTACATGGTTACACAGGTTCTCCACATGATATGTATTACATAGGTAGACAGATTCACAAATCTGGTTTTTCTATATACATACCAAGACTCCCGGGACACTGCACCAATTCCAACGATTTTTTAAACTCTAATTGGAGAGATTGGCTCAGAAAATCAGTAGATTCCTATCTTGACTTAAAAGCCTACCACAAAAAAGTCTATATTTTAGGCCTTTCTATGGGAGGTGTATTAACAACTCTCTTAGCAAGTAAATTCCATCCAGAAAAAATTGTTTTAGCTGCTCCTGCACTAAAGGCAAAGGATTGGAGGATAAATTTAACTCCATTCTTTGGTTTGTTTATCAAAAAAATAAAAAGGAAAAAGCCTCAAACATTCGATGACGAAAAGCTCGATTATCTTGCTAACCAATATTGGAATTATGACTGGCCTTCAAAGGCAGCAGACCTTTACAAGCTGCAAAATATGGCACTTAAAAACCTTTCAAAAATCACATCTAAAACTTATGTAATACTATCGAAAAAAGATGAAGCTGTTCCTTTTTCGGTAAAAGAAATTATAGAAAAAAATATTAAAGGAAAAACTGAATTTCTGATATTAGAAGAAAGCGGGCACGTAGTTGTAAACGATATCGAAAAAGAACACGTAGCAACAGAGACTATAAATTGGCTTAAGAAAGAATAA
- the uvrA gene encoding excinuclease ABC subunit UvrA: MDSKWIRIKGAREHNLKNIDVEIPKNTLSVITGLSGSGKSTLALDTIYAEGQRRYLESVSSYARQFLGNLKKPDVELIEGLSPSIAIEQKSVSHNPRSTVGTITEIYDYIRVLFARVGKAYCPKCNIPLQSSTVDEIADNIYKNFKENARLYIFAPIAKEKKGEFKKELHSMKVSGFKRVEVDGVIYDLDEIDSLEKSYRHNINLLVDRVKLRKDNFERIFEAVELSLKEGDGFVEIREMDSEENVVSSQTFSENLACPKCGYSFPEINPKLFSFNSPYGACSECHGLGFKLEIEPEYIFDINKSLEDGAALNMGKDTFMVSMMKDVVRSLGEDPSKPLKNMPSKVLNTLLYGTDKEIDFSFSKRNGDSYAFTREFEGMVNWYERRYKQTDSRDIREWIERNFMIQKTCQTCNGKRLREEALSVRIDGYNIFDLTEMPISEIKLFFDALKLSDFEMEISHELLREINRRLTFLIDVGLDYLTLGRNATTLSGGESQRVRLATQIGSGLTGVTYVLDEPTIGLHQRDNDRLINTLKKLRDLDNTVIVVEHDENVIRSSDYIIDLGLGAGVNGGRVIFQGPTNKLLENSNKSLTGKYLRGEKRIEILDKKRVEKDGSLKIIGAKHNNLKNISVEIPLGKFVAITGVSGSGKSSLIMDTLYPALQKELYNSRVRPGEYEKIEGLKYIDSVISIDQSPIGRTPRSNPATYTGVFDYIRELFAATPEAKIRGYDKGRFSFNVKGGRCEACKGHGVLKIEMQFLPDVYVTCDVCKGKRYNKETLKVTYRGKNISDILEMTVDEALDFFKNLPLIKNVLELLQDVGLGYIRLGQPATTLSGGEAQRIKLTSELRKKSTGNTVYILDEPTTGLHFEDIKKLIKVLNILVEKGNTVIVIEHEMDIIKNADYIIDLGPEGGENGGYIVASGTPEEIAESGTYTAYYLQQVLLKERISK; the protein is encoded by the coding sequence ATGGATAGTAAATGGATTAGAATAAAAGGTGCTAGAGAGCATAATTTAAAAAATATAGATGTTGAGATACCTAAGAATACCCTTTCAGTCATTACCGGCTTATCGGGTTCAGGAAAATCAACTTTAGCACTTGATACTATATATGCGGAAGGTCAAAGAAGGTATTTGGAATCTGTTTCTTCATATGCAAGACAGTTTTTAGGCAATTTGAAAAAGCCAGATGTAGAATTGATCGAGGGACTTTCTCCTTCAATTGCTATTGAACAAAAATCTGTAAGTCATAATCCAAGGTCAACGGTTGGTACCATCACAGAGATTTATGATTATATTCGGGTTTTGTTTGCAAGGGTTGGTAAAGCTTACTGCCCAAAGTGCAATATTCCTTTGCAAAGTTCCACAGTAGATGAAATTGCCGATAATATTTATAAAAATTTTAAAGAGAATGCAAGATTGTATATCTTTGCTCCAATTGCGAAGGAAAAGAAAGGTGAGTTTAAAAAAGAACTCCATAGCATGAAGGTCTCAGGCTTCAAAAGGGTAGAAGTTGATGGAGTGATATACGATTTAGATGAGATAGATTCACTTGAAAAGAGCTATAGGCATAATATAAATCTCCTTGTTGATAGAGTAAAGTTAAGAAAAGATAATTTTGAGAGAATCTTCGAAGCCGTTGAATTGTCGCTTAAAGAAGGTGATGGCTTTGTAGAAATTAGGGAAATGGATAGCGAGGAGAACGTTGTTTCTTCTCAAACTTTTTCTGAGAATCTAGCTTGCCCTAAATGTGGTTACAGTTTTCCAGAAATTAATCCCAAATTATTTTCATTCAATAGTCCTTATGGTGCGTGTTCAGAATGCCATGGATTAGGTTTTAAATTGGAGATTGAGCCTGAATATATATTTGATATAAATAAGTCATTAGAGGATGGGGCTGCTTTGAATATGGGGAAAGACACCTTCATGGTGAGCATGATGAAAGATGTTGTTCGAAGTTTGGGGGAGGATCCATCAAAACCTTTAAAAAACATGCCTTCGAAAGTTTTAAATACCTTACTATATGGCACTGACAAAGAAATAGATTTTTCCTTTTCAAAAAGAAATGGGGATAGTTATGCTTTTACTAGAGAGTTTGAGGGGATGGTGAATTGGTACGAAAGAAGGTACAAGCAAACAGATTCACGGGATATAAGGGAATGGATCGAGAGGAATTTTATGATTCAAAAGACCTGTCAAACTTGTAACGGCAAAAGATTGAGGGAAGAGGCATTAAGCGTTAGGATTGATGGATACAATATATTCGATTTGACAGAAATGCCAATAAGTGAAATAAAACTTTTCTTTGATGCCTTAAAACTGAGTGATTTTGAAATGGAAATTTCTCACGAACTTCTTAGAGAAATAAATAGAAGGTTAACTTTTTTGATAGATGTAGGACTTGACTATTTGACACTTGGAAGAAATGCGACAACGCTTTCTGGTGGAGAGTCTCAGAGAGTTAGATTGGCCACACAGATAGGATCGGGATTGACAGGCGTAACATATGTTTTGGATGAGCCGACTATAGGGCTTCACCAAAGAGACAACGATAGGTTGATAAATACATTGAAAAAATTGAGAGACCTTGATAATACCGTAATAGTTGTGGAGCATGACGAGAACGTTATTAGGTCCTCTGATTATATAATCGATCTTGGACTTGGTGCAGGTGTTAATGGGGGAAGAGTGATCTTTCAAGGGCCTACGAATAAATTGTTGGAGAACTCTAATAAGTCCCTTACTGGAAAGTATTTAAGAGGAGAAAAGAGAATTGAAATATTAGATAAAAAACGAGTTGAAAAGGATGGTAGTTTAAAGATAATTGGTGCAAAACACAACAATTTGAAAAATATCAGTGTTGAGATTCCGTTGGGGAAGTTTGTGGCGATAACCGGAGTTTCTGGATCGGGTAAATCTTCATTGATTATGGATACGTTGTATCCTGCTTTACAAAAAGAACTCTACAATTCGAGGGTTAGACCTGGAGAATATGAAAAGATCGAAGGTTTAAAATATATAGATAGTGTGATCTCTATAGATCAAAGTCCTATTGGTAGAACTCCAAGAAGTAACCCAGCTACTTATACTGGAGTATTCGATTATATTCGGGAACTGTTCGCAGCAACACCTGAGGCAAAAATTCGAGGATATGATAAGGGAAGGTTTTCCTTCAACGTTAAGGGCGGAAGATGTGAAGCCTGTAAAGGTCACGGAGTTTTGAAGATCGAGATGCAATTCCTACCTGATGTGTATGTAACCTGTGATGTATGTAAAGGTAAGAGGTACAACAAAGAGACGTTGAAGGTCACTTACAGAGGTAAAAATATTTCTGATATTTTAGAGATGACAGTGGATGAAGCTTTAGATTTTTTCAAGAACTTACCGTTAATAAAAAATGTTTTAGAGCTATTGCAAGATGTGGGTTTAGGATACATAAGATTGGGTCAACCTGCAACTACCCTTTCAGGTGGAGAAGCTCAAAGGATTAAATTAACCTCCGAGTTGAGAAAGAAATCAACGGGTAATACCGTTTATATACTTGATGAACCTACTACGGGTCTTCATTTCGAAGATATAAAGAAATTAATAAAAGTTCTTAATATCCTCGTTGAAAAAGGTAATACCGTTATAGTAATAGAACATGAGATGGACATTATTAAAAATGCTGATTACATTATAGACTTAGGTCCAGAAGGGGGAGAAAATGGGGGCTATATTGTAGCTTCAGGCACCCCAGAAGAAATAGCTGAGAGTGGTACTTACACCGCTTACTATTTGCAACAAGTTTTATTAAAAGAAAGAATTTCAAAGTAG
- the wecB gene encoding non-hydrolyzing UDP-N-acetylglucosamine 2-epimerase, producing the protein MKTAMIFGTRPEAIKMAPLYEKMKEENMEVKVIATAQHREMLDQVLNLFEIKPDYDLNIMTKNQTLPQLTSKLITEIDKILKIEPFDYVLVQGDTTSTFVGGLASFYNKIPVGHVEAGLRTNDIYNPFPEEMNRRLTGTIAKHHFASTQKAKDNLLKEGVEEKNIIVTGNTVIDALLWVKENKNKDIEKIKEKYNIKNKKFILVTMHRRENWGKPIENVMKAIKRYLHENEEMHIVFPVHLNPIVRESVYKILGNEEKAILIDPVEYLEFIALMDESYYIMTDSGGIQEEAPTLGKPTLVLRETTERPEAIEAGTAKLIGTQEEKVYQAMKELETEKYAQMSKATNPFGDGKASQRIVEFLKKSYFY; encoded by the coding sequence ATGAAAACAGCAATGATATTTGGAACGCGGCCAGAAGCAATAAAAATGGCACCATTATATGAAAAGATGAAAGAAGAAAATATGGAAGTTAAAGTAATAGCAACCGCTCAACACAGAGAAATGCTCGATCAAGTGTTGAATCTTTTTGAAATAAAACCAGACTACGACTTAAATATAATGACAAAAAACCAAACTCTACCCCAACTAACTTCAAAACTTATTACAGAGATAGATAAAATACTAAAAATTGAACCATTCGATTACGTATTAGTACAAGGGGATACAACTTCCACTTTTGTAGGAGGTCTGGCTTCTTTTTACAACAAAATACCTGTTGGGCACGTGGAAGCAGGTTTAAGAACGAACGATATATACAACCCTTTCCCAGAAGAAATGAACAGAAGACTAACAGGCACAATTGCAAAGCACCACTTTGCTTCCACCCAAAAGGCAAAAGATAACCTACTAAAAGAAGGTGTAGAAGAAAAAAACATAATAGTAACTGGGAACACGGTTATAGATGCATTACTATGGGTTAAAGAAAACAAAAATAAAGATATAGAAAAGATTAAAGAAAAGTACAACATAAAGAACAAAAAGTTTATCTTAGTAACCATGCATAGAAGGGAGAACTGGGGAAAACCGATAGAAAACGTTATGAAAGCAATAAAAAGGTACTTACATGAAAACGAAGAAATGCACATAGTATTTCCCGTTCACTTAAATCCGATAGTAAGAGAAAGTGTGTATAAAATACTTGGGAATGAAGAAAAAGCCATACTAATAGATCCTGTTGAATACTTAGAATTCATAGCGTTAATGGACGAAAGTTATTACATCATGACAGATTCGGGAGGGATACAAGAAGAAGCACCCACCTTGGGTAAACCAACGCTGGTGTTAAGAGAAACAACGGAAAGACCCGAAGCAATAGAAGCAGGAACAGCAAAATTAATAGGAACACAAGAAGAAAAAGTGTATCAGGCAATGAAAGAACTAGAAACAGAAAAATATGCACAAATGAGCAAAGCAACCAACCCTTTTGGAGATGGGAAGGCATCTCAAAGAATCGTTGAATTTTTGAAAAAAAGCTACTTCTATTGA
- a CDS encoding Kiwa anti-phage protein KwaB-like domain-containing protein: protein MNKVNWDEILENIFLKENLESLRELIDTSEDFIVDVFIQNEKDEIFWLKNEDPFFFKSIFLASADEFLNDLINKESNKVDEYETVIHDRSFLYLKDVKENVSDVGDIVEIIREGKYIKNYSNEDLETIKKFKLIVKLYSKELNDFLLGIQYLTASKIFKDKRILALTARKIQPLKERLFIIPKNSFDYMVVGDTVLIKNLTYFERDFGFYKKYEEAKDEVIEEIKKKGNLFGKDVKLKGIDYFSEKLKGKPLYLKKFYKVIKNGNYTKFEFSKVKGIIDDFNLKVKLDESNKCIDLSEETSIKDFLQLYEELYYKSELSGNRMVANENSIYQ from the coding sequence ATGAATAAAGTTAATTGGGATGAGATTTTAGAGAATATCTTTTTAAAAGAGAATTTAGAATCTCTTAGAGAGTTAATAGATACTTCAGAGGATTTCATAGTGGATGTTTTTATCCAAAATGAGAAAGACGAGATATTTTGGTTGAAAAATGAAGATCCCTTCTTTTTCAAGAGCATTTTTCTGGCCTCTGCTGACGAGTTTTTAAATGATTTAATCAACAAAGAGTCAAACAAGGTAGATGAGTACGAGACAGTCATTCATGACAGGAGTTTTTTGTATCTAAAAGATGTTAAAGAGAATGTGAGTGATGTTGGGGATATTGTTGAGATTATTCGTGAAGGTAAGTATATAAAAAATTATTCTAATGAAGACTTGGAAACAATTAAGAAGTTCAAACTGATAGTAAAGTTGTATAGTAAAGAGTTGAATGATTTTTTGTTAGGTATTCAATATTTAACGGCTTCCAAAATCTTTAAAGACAAAAGGATTCTAGCTCTTACTGCACGTAAAATTCAACCTTTAAAAGAACGGCTTTTCATAATTCCTAAAAATAGTTTTGATTACATGGTTGTTGGAGATACTGTCTTAATTAAAAATCTGACTTATTTTGAAAGAGATTTCGGGTTTTACAAGAAATATGAAGAGGCTAAAGATGAAGTTATCGAGGAAATAAAGAAAAAGGGAAATCTATTTGGTAAAGATGTTAAGTTAAAAGGTATCGATTATTTTAGTGAGAAACTCAAAGGCAAACCTTTGTATTTGAAGAAGTTTTATAAGGTTATTAAAAACGGTAATTACACGAAATTTGAGTTTTCTAAGGTTAAGGGGATAATAGATGATTTTAATCTAAAAGTTAAGCTTGATGAGAGTAATAAATGTATTGATTTGAGTGAAGAGACTTCTATTAAGGATTTTTTGCAACTTTATGAAGAGTTGTATTATAAATCCGAATTGTCGGGGAATAGAATGGTGGCAAATGAAAATAGCATTTATCAATAG